The genomic segment CCAGTCTTCAGCAACGTGATCCTCGCCGACGAGATCAACCGCACGCCGCCCAAAACCCAGGCTGCCTTGCTGGAGGCGATGCAGGAACGCCACGTCACCGCCGGCGGCAAGACCTACGAGCTCCCCGACCCGTTCTTCGTCCTGGCGACGCAGAACCCGATCGAGCAGGAAGGCACCTACCCGCTGCCCGAGGCTCAGCTCGATCGCTTCATGTTCAACATCCTCGTCAGCTACCCGACGGAGGACGAGGAGGTCGAGATCATCCGACGCACGACGGCCCCGCAGAAGCACGAGCTGAAGCAGGTGCTGACGCTCGAAGAAATCCTGACGCTTCAGGAGACCGTCCGCAAAGTGCCCGCTGCCGATCATGTGATCAAGTACGCACTCGCCCTGACCCGCGCCAGTCGTCGTGGCGAAGGCATGCCGCAGTTCGTGGACGACTTCGTCGACTTCGGCGCTGGCCCCCGTGCCGGGCAGTTCCTCATCCTCGGCGGCAAGGCCCGAGCGCTCCTCAACGGCCGGCCGTATGTCAGCACGGAAGACATTCGAGCCCTGGCCGTCCCGGCGTTGCGTCACCGGATCACGACCAACTTCAACGCCGACGCCGAGGGCATCACCAGCGAAATCGTCGTCCAGAAGCTCATCGATTCCGTCCCGCGACAGCAATACGACGACGCCGACGGGCACCAGGCGCAGTCGTTCCAGTCCGCCGCCTAACCCATCGCTTTGGCCACGGACGCCGACAACCTCAACGACTTCCTCGACCCGCGGGCACTGGCTCGCGTGAAGTCGCTGGAGTTGCGTACGCGGCGGGTCGTCGAAGGGCTCATGCAAGGCCGGCACCGCTCGCCGCATCAGGGCTCGTCCGTCGAGTTCGCCCA from the Planctomycetota bacterium genome contains:
- a CDS encoding MoxR family ATPase → MVDATDTPSSDDLATAEKLRTAYAQMREELAKVIVGQDAVIEELLIALFCRGHALLVGVPGLAKTLLVSTVAKTLGLDFNRIQFTPDLMPSDITGTDVIKSDQATGDRQMTFIKGPVFSNVILADEINRTPPKTQAALLEAMQERHVTAGGKTYELPDPFFVLATQNPIEQEGTYPLPEAQLDRFMFNILVSYPTEDEEVEIIRRTTAPQKHELKQVLTLEEILTLQETVRKVPAADHVIKYALALTRASRRGEGMPQFVDDFVDFGAGPRAGQFLILGGKARALLNGRPYVSTEDIRALAVPALRHRITTNFNADAEGITSEIVVQKLIDSVPRQQYDDADGHQAQSFQSAA